TCATCATCCACTTCCGGATAAATTTCGGGCTTATAGTGCCGGGTGACTGCAGTGACCGAAACAGGCTTTTTGCCTTTGGTGAGGGCAGTCATAATATTGGCCCCGTAGCAGCCAAAATCAATAATGGCACCGCCGCCATTTAAAACCGGATCAGTCAGCCACTCCAGGAAGATCTGGCTGCAGCCGATTTCTACCGGTCCACGGTGTCCGTGATGAAAAACCGCCTTTCGCAACTGCCCGGTAAAATTGTCTTCCTGTACCATGTTCAACGATTTGATGGTGGTGGGATACCAGGAAGTTTCATAATTGGTGAGCAGATGAATGTCGTGCTTTTTGGCTAGTTTCTCCATCCGTCGGGCGTGTTTCATACTCACGGCCAGTGGCTTTTCAACCATCACATCGATACCGCGGGGGGCGCAGGCTTCAACAACTGCCAGGTGGGCATGGATCGAGCCAAACGCAGCAACGGCTTCAGGTTGGGTTTCATCCAGCAGGACTTCCAGGTTATGATAAATCATATCATCTGACAAATCGTACTGACCGGCCCGTTTTTGAGTCACCGTGCGGCTGGAGTCATAAACACCGACCAGCTTAAAATTACCATTATCAGGCCTGTCTAAGATAAAGGAAATGTGGCCGTGGCTCATTCCGGCAACTGCCAGCCGTATGGGTTCCTGATTGTTTGGGGCTGCATTTGCAGAATGACTCATGACAAAGAACAATAGAAAGAATAATGCAATTTGTTTCATAGGTTGAATGTTTGGGATGATAAACTGACTTAACAAATGTACGGATTTTGCTTCGGATTGGGTTAAGTTTTGAAAAATTACTCTTGCAAAACGGTTTGTCAGAGCTGCGCAGGGAAATCAAATATATAACATTGTTAGTTCAAATATTATCCGTGCATATCTGTCATATCTGTGTCATCTGTGTTCCTACATTTTTATATATTTTTGTCCGATAATTAATATTATGTTAAATAGAATTTATTAAATTGAAGGGGAACCGATCTGGCTCCCCTTCAATAATCGTCTGCTTAATATTATGTGATTATTGATCTTGCTCTTCTCCCTGGCTTTCTCCGCTGCTGCCCTTGATCTGTTCAAGCTTTTTACTGACCTGCTTGTACTTTTTGATATACTTTTCATCCTGCGTACGCAGGCGATAATAAAGCGTTTTCAGCGTGCCGAGCACGTTTTGATCCTGCGGTTTTACCTCAAGGGCTCTTTCCATATACGGCAGCGCCTGCTTGAAGTATTCATTGGCTTCTTCTCTAAGTTTCTTGTACTCAGAATCGTCCTTCACCTTATTGGCTTTAGTAACCAGGTCGACCCCCTCGTTAAAGTACAGCACCCCGAGGTTGTAAAGGGCCATATGCAATTCGGGATCCCGTTCAAGTGCTTTTTTGTATCTATCCTTTGCTTTTTCATTTTCATCCATCTGGTCATATATCTGTCCCTCGGCAGCAAAGTACTGAGGATTATCAGGAAATTGCTTCTGGGCTTCCTCTATATACTTTAAAGCATCTTCAGGATGATCGGTATTTAACAGATAATAATTGATCAGGCTGGCAAGCATGTCTTCATTTGACGGGTATTTATTAAACCCGTCCTTTAGCGCTTCCACAGCCTTGGTGGAATCGCCGGCCTGGAGATAAGCGTTATTCAGGAGAAGGTAGGTCCTCTCCTCTCCGTAATCA
The nucleotide sequence above comes from Bacteroidales bacterium. Encoded proteins:
- a CDS encoding tetratricopeptide repeat protein produces the protein MKPKKILFPAFMLGLIVLIISSCSDKMYVNRAITWAEDGERLDTALKSVEKATKLEETKDWPKTYYARGYVYQSIYESDNSEFNDLVEDPLFKAFDQYEKAYEMDEDDQFTGSIDAAMFNLHKYFINDGVEAFKNNDYEGAFRNFKYALEVSDMPIFEGQVDTAIMFNAGIAAQNMKDWEKAAKYYDMSAEYDYGEERTYLLLNNAYLQAGDSTKAVEALKDGFNKYPSNEDMLASLINYYLLNTDHPEDALKYIEEAQKQFPDNPQYFAAEGQIYDQMDENEKAKDRYKKALERDPELHMALYNLGVLYFNEGVDLVTKANKVKDDSEYKKLREEANEYFKQALPYMERALEVKPQDQNVLGTLKTLYYRLRTQDEKYIKKYKQVSKKLEQIKGSSGESQGEEQDQ
- a CDS encoding Gfo/Idh/MocA family oxidoreductase codes for the protein MSHGHISFILDRPDNGNFKLVGVYDSSRTVTQKRAGQYDLSDDMIYHNLEVLLDETQPEAVAAFGSIHAHLAVVEACAPRGIDVMVEKPLAVSMKHARRMEKLAKKHDIHLLTNYETSWYPTTIKSLNMVQEDNFTGQLRKAVFHHGHRGPVEIGCSQIFLEWLTDPVLNGGGAIIDFGCYGANIMTALTKGKKPVSVTAVTRHYKPEIYPEVDDEATIIVSYPESKCIIQASWNWPFSRKDMEIYGTDGYIKADNNRDMRIRSREIQDEKKLRVTADDVAVYEDPFNYFADVINGKIQVDPYGLYSLENNLRVVEILDAARQSAETGKTIYLR